From the genome of Virgibacillus proomii, one region includes:
- a CDS encoding DUF1433 domain-containing protein gives MKSNNETYDQTTKERAQEAVEQYIKNNYEGIKSVEIVDIYQSPMGGLTVDGTINGGEADFSAGVESNYKVGSVGLSEGFPERKEECKEEECDY, from the coding sequence GTGAAATCAAACAATGAAACTTATGATCAGACAACGAAAGAAAGGGCTCAAGAAGCTGTTGAACAATATATTAAGAATAACTATGAGGGGATAAAGTCTGTCGAGATTGTGGACATCTATCAAAGTCCGATGGGGGGCTTGACTGTTGATGGAACTATTAATGGAGGGGAAGCTGATTTTTCAGCTGGTGTAGAAAGTAATTATAAAGTGGGCAGTGTAGGGTTGAGTGAAGGGTTTCCAGAAAGGAAAGAAGAATGTAAAGAAGAAGAATGCGATTATTAG